One window of the Pelmatolapia mariae isolate MD_Pm_ZW linkage group LG15, Pm_UMD_F_2, whole genome shotgun sequence genome contains the following:
- the LOC134643023 gene encoding NADH dehydrogenase [ubiquinone] 1 beta subcomplex subunit 1-like, protein MVNLAAFARQYWAHIFVPTGFVIGWYLDKQQDQKLTAFRNKSALYGRELKPGEEVTWR, encoded by the exons ATGGTGAACTTGGCAGCCTTTGCCCGCCAGTACTGGGCGCACATATTTGTCCCCACAGGCTTTGTCATTGGATGGTACCTTGACAAGCAACAGGACCAGAAGTTGACAGCTTTCAGAAACAAGAGTGCTTTGTACGGAAG gGAACTGAAGCCTGGTGAGGAGGTGACCTGGAGGTAG